Proteins found in one Aethina tumida isolate Nest 87 chromosome 1, icAetTumi1.1, whole genome shotgun sequence genomic segment:
- the LOC126264192 gene encoding uncharacterized protein LOC126264192 — MMNKFIKIKQEASGWPADCINDVVKQQQYLVDFEEAEKVKLTPERIENNPGLRSLAKLMLNSFWGKFGQRENQPQTTIVNDPQECFDLLAHPSKNVNSITPVNEQTVVINWEYADEAVESLPTVNVIPRLENSLET; from the exons atgatgaataaattcatcaaaattaaacaggaaGCCTCCGGCTGGCCCGCGGATTGCATAAACGATGTggtgaaacaacaacaatatctAGTGGATTTTGAAGAAGCTGAAAAAGTGAAGCTAACACCGGAACGCATCGAAAATAACCCTGGTCTTCGATCCCTCGCcaaattaatgttgaattcGTTCTGGGGAAAGTTTGGACAACGTGAAAACCAACCACAAACAACCATCGTCAACGATCCTCAGGAATGCTTTGATCTCCTTGCGCATCCGTCGAAGAATGTCAACAGTATAACTCCTGTGAATGAACAAACTGTTGTAATCAACTGGGAGTACGCCGACGAGGCTGTGGAATCTCTGCCTACTGTGAATGTG ATCCCCCGACTGGAAAATTCATTGGAGACATGA